One genomic region from Candidatus Borkfalkia ceftriaxoniphila encodes:
- a CDS encoding glycosyl hydrolase family 28 protein has protein sequence MKAIAKRKLVLIGFSVVLAFCAVFLLVSHAPYAARADVSVSDFISTFTVSKGTKEVREGELRYSIGGERSYAEVLTDGYSLGSQWYVKYLTTRNVVMVHLKNDSPAESMKVYFKTKTKDWSEENSLSVPLYTDGEYHTYFIELTKNQNAGGELRGLRFAPQAAKGTIFVNHISFEREDTSYPYAGEVLSCTTDGYQVTVEGRLNDEYSGKTVTLYRTLIDNMDEEIENAEKLGTAVASGNRFTFSFPYHDGEVTMLSSHFIAAVDSVKVDRMFSIENWRDMTENPYAFELPERTVKASEYGAKGDAYTDDTAAIQSAIDAVSGQGGGTVVLEGDPDSEYGTRYVVTSIWMKDNVELRIEEGAVLWQSWREEDYTYKTYKGHDMEGIVWGHNGLAMNYPLVYSNQANNIKITGGGTLRLLDWGNQSRLNGYKPAYSEYCKSLIHLVPLGLYNSTNVEVSDIKILRTNCYHVVVYGCTNVYLGNLTLTEDNCLSGDGISIGVGSKNVVMDRCFLYTDDDAVVLLAQSINDPRGVTWWHAKPDGGDNRIRNVTLRHSAITPGNIIVLITWGVDASDYTWQAMNGFYVYDNILGNWGESSTCMNLCPGQGYPYGDGGKSVPVNNFVVMNNSYRGPISNLNAMVKTNWVVDCDDVEVATDFVDTSFSYKLGYWEYGGEYQQNVTVGGNTATLDFDKALMEQYGAASLYQGLYLKAGTHTFSADITLHDASARLFVKEALTGEIVAVKEVSSSGNAAVEFEVPREGVYLLGADGGRSASGKADVSSFAIVSEGTDRPAWFEQDFEDGAAYFDTFGWQNGEEGGNSYLTFAEDTAAASLHVTGDYKQFDLKFDFKVLKNDTARATDGNVFVRFGERDDAYYILRYCHKASRIQLESWHGGVFEIAASAEYRMEDGVWVQFGLSVGDAGVTVYADGKALWDAQPLPDGLGRSKITVGFTYFTPALDNVTLGEAGTLTFARSEHWTEKPVDPPVDPPEEPKKSGCGGTLSGGALVLSVSVLAAALVCTLQKKRGGRRG, from the coding sequence ATGAAGGCGATTGCAAAAAGGAAACTCGTTTTGATCGGTTTCAGCGTGGTTCTGGCGTTTTGCGCCGTGTTTTTGCTGGTATCTCACGCGCCTTACGCGGCGCGCGCCGACGTATCGGTTTCCGATTTCATTTCTACGTTTACCGTCAGCAAGGGTACGAAAGAAGTGCGCGAAGGAGAACTCCGCTATTCGATCGGGGGCGAACGGTCGTACGCGGAGGTCTTGACGGACGGTTATTCTCTCGGATCGCAATGGTATGTAAAATATCTCACCACGCGCAACGTCGTGATGGTGCACCTGAAAAACGATTCGCCCGCCGAAAGCATGAAAGTTTACTTTAAGACCAAAACCAAAGACTGGTCGGAGGAAAACTCTCTTTCCGTCCCGCTGTATACGGACGGCGAATACCATACCTATTTTATCGAACTGACGAAAAATCAGAATGCGGGCGGCGAACTGCGCGGGCTTCGCTTTGCGCCGCAGGCCGCCAAGGGCACGATTTTCGTCAACCATATCTCTTTCGAGCGCGAGGATACGAGTTATCCCTATGCGGGCGAGGTGCTTTCGTGCACGACCGACGGTTATCAAGTCACCGTCGAAGGGCGCCTGAACGACGAATACAGCGGAAAGACCGTGACTCTTTATCGCACTTTGATCGACAACATGGATGAGGAAATCGAAAATGCGGAAAAACTGGGCACGGCAGTCGCGTCCGGCAACCGCTTTACTTTTTCGTTCCCGTATCACGACGGAGAAGTCACGATGCTCAGTTCGCATTTTATCGCCGCGGTGGATTCCGTAAAAGTAGATAGAATGTTTTCTATCGAAAATTGGCGGGATATGACCGAGAATCCGTATGCGTTCGAACTGCCCGAACGCACGGTCAAGGCGAGCGAATATGGCGCGAAGGGAGACGCCTATACCGACGATACCGCGGCTATACAGAGCGCCATAGACGCCGTGAGCGGACAAGGCGGCGGAACGGTCGTTCTCGAGGGCGATCCCGACAGCGAGTACGGTACGCGCTACGTCGTGACGAGCATATGGATGAAGGATAACGTGGAGTTGCGCATCGAAGAGGGCGCGGTTTTGTGGCAGTCCTGGCGCGAAGAAGATTATACGTACAAAACCTATAAGGGACACGATATGGAGGGCATCGTTTGGGGGCATAACGGTCTGGCGATGAATTATCCGCTCGTGTACAGCAATCAGGCAAACAATATCAAGATCACGGGCGGCGGAACGCTGCGGCTTTTAGACTGGGGCAATCAATCCCGTCTGAACGGCTATAAGCCCGCTTATTCGGAATATTGCAAATCGCTCATTCACCTTGTCCCGCTGGGGCTATACAACAGCACGAACGTAGAGGTGAGCGATATAAAAATTCTGCGTACCAACTGTTATCACGTCGTAGTATACGGCTGTACCAACGTATATCTCGGAAATCTGACGCTGACCGAGGACAACTGTCTCAGCGGCGACGGGATCAGCATCGGCGTCGGATCGAAAAACGTGGTGATGGACCGCTGTTTTCTGTATACGGACGACGACGCCGTCGTTTTGCTCGCGCAGAGCATCAACGATCCCCGCGGCGTCACCTGGTGGCACGCCAAACCCGACGGCGGCGACAATCGGATCCGCAACGTCACGCTGCGCCATAGCGCGATCACGCCCGGCAACATCATCGTGCTGATCACATGGGGCGTGGACGCTTCCGATTATACGTGGCAGGCGATGAACGGGTTTTACGTTTATGACAACATACTCGGCAACTGGGGCGAGAGTTCCACCTGTATGAATCTTTGTCCCGGTCAAGGTTATCCCTACGGCGACGGCGGCAAATCCGTGCCCGTAAATAATTTCGTAGTCATGAACAATTCCTACCGCGGGCCGATTTCCAATCTCAACGCGATGGTAAAAACAAACTGGGTCGTGGACTGCGACGATGTAGAGGTCGCCACCGACTTCGTGGACACGTCGTTTTCTTACAAACTCGGATATTGGGAATACGGCGGAGAATATCAGCAGAACGTGACCGTCGGCGGCAATACCGCTACGCTCGATTTCGACAAGGCGTTAATGGAACAATACGGCGCGGCGAGCCTGTATCAGGGATTGTATCTCAAGGCGGGCACGCACACCTTTTCGGCAGATATAACTTTGCATGACGCGTCCGCGCGCCTTTTCGTGAAAGAAGCGCTGACGGGAGAAATTGTCGCCGTAAAGGAGGTTTCCTCGTCGGGGAACGCCGCCGTCGAATTTGAAGTGCCGCGCGAGGGCGTCTATCTGCTCGGCGCAGACGGCGGACGATCCGCGTCCGGCAAGGCGGATGTTTCTTCCTTTGCCATTGTATCGGAGGGGACGGACAGACCCGCTTGGTTCGAACAGGATTTTGAAGACGGCGCCGCGTACTTCGATACATTCGGGTGGCAGAATGGGGAGGAAGGCGGCAATTCTTATCTCACTTTTGCCGAAGATACCGCCGCGGCGTCCCTGCACGTAACGGGCGACTACAAGCAGTTCGATTTGAAATTCGATTTCAAAGTTCTGAAAAACGATACGGCCCGCGCAACAGACGGCAACGTGTTCGTGCGTTTCGGCGAGCGCGACGACGCGTATTATATTCTGCGCTATTGCCACAAAGCGTCACGAATTCAACTGGAAAGTTGGCATGGCGGCGTGTTTGAAATCGCGGCGAGCGCGGAATACAGGATGGAGGACGGCGTATGGGTACAATTCGGTTTATCGGTCGGCGATGCGGGCGTGACGGTCTATGCGGACGGCAAGGCCCTTTGGGATGCGCAGCCCCTTCCCGACGGATTGGGACGAAGCAAAATAACCGTGGGCTTTACCTATTTTACGCCCGCGCTCGATAACGTAACGCTGGGAGAAGCGGGCACGCTCACTTTCGCGCGTTCCGAGCATTGGACAGAAAAGCCCGTCGATCCGCCCGTCGATCCGCCCGAAGAGCCGAAAAAGTCGGGATGCGGCGGCACTCTGTCTGGCGGTGCGCTCGTACTTTCGGTGTCTGTGCTTGCGGCGGCGCTCGTCTGTACGTTGCAAAAAAAACGCGGAGGGCGCAGGGGATGA